The Aggregatilinea lenta genome includes a region encoding these proteins:
- the amrB gene encoding AmmeMemoRadiSam system protein B — protein MTAAAFQDIRPSPLAGRWYPANPEQLAQSVDRFMSAAPDDAVPGRPIGLLAPHAGHRYSGPVAGCAFRAVQGMAFDVVAVLGPSHYPYAALLLTSAHDAFQTPLGAVPIDRVALAAFTARVPAQAVRDDPEHAIEIELPFLQRALQPGFALLPLALIDQSLDAAQQIGEALAQVLTGRKALLVASSDLSHFYPQATAHSLDHTLLDTVDAFDPAAVLEAERTGTGFACGHGAIAAVMVAARALGADTAQVVGYATSGDATGDMRQVVGYGAAVFSDTRAAQPESE, from the coding sequence ATGACAGCCGCTGCATTTCAAGACATTCGCCCGTCGCCACTGGCAGGCCGCTGGTATCCGGCCAACCCCGAACAACTGGCGCAGTCCGTCGATCGCTTCATGAGCGCCGCGCCGGACGACGCCGTGCCGGGCCGCCCGATCGGGCTGCTCGCGCCGCACGCCGGGCACCGCTATTCCGGCCCGGTGGCGGGCTGTGCGTTCCGCGCGGTGCAGGGCATGGCGTTCGACGTGGTGGCCGTGCTCGGCCCGTCGCACTACCCCTACGCTGCGCTCTTGCTGACCAGCGCGCACGACGCCTTCCAGACGCCGCTCGGCGCAGTGCCCATTGACCGGGTTGCATTGGCTGCGTTCACCGCGCGTGTGCCCGCCCAGGCCGTGCGAGACGATCCGGAGCACGCCATCGAGATCGAACTGCCGTTTTTGCAGCGCGCCCTGCAACCCGGCTTCGCGCTGCTGCCGCTGGCCTTGATCGACCAGTCGCTGGATGCCGCTCAGCAGATCGGGGAGGCGCTGGCACAGGTATTGACCGGGCGCAAAGCTCTGCTGGTCGCCAGCTCCGACCTGTCGCACTTTTACCCGCAGGCGACGGCGCACTCGCTGGACCACACTCTGCTCGACACAGTGGACGCGTTCGATCCCGCCGCCGTGTTGGAAGCGGAGCGCACGGGCACGGGCTTTGCCTGTGGACACGGCGCGATCGCCGCCGTGATGGTCGCGGCGCGCGCGCTCGGCGCGGACACCGCGCAGGTCGTCGGCTATGCCACCTCTGGCGATGCGACCGGCGACATGCGGCAGGTCGTCGGCTACGGGGCGGCAGTGTTCAGCGACACCCGCGCCGCGCAGCCGGAATCCGAGTAA